A DNA window from Dunckerocampus dactyliophorus isolate RoL2022-P2 chromosome 17, RoL_Ddac_1.1, whole genome shotgun sequence contains the following coding sequences:
- the trappc13 gene encoding trafficking protein particle complex subunit 13 isoform X1, whose amino-acid sequence MDVSQAKQEHLLALKVMRLTKPTLFTNLPVTCEDRDLPGDLFGQLMRGDPSTIKGAETLMLGEMLTLPQNFGNIFLGETFSSYISVHNDSSQVVKDILVKADLQTSSQRLNLSASNSAVAELKPECCIDDVIHHEVKEIGTHILVCAVSYTTQFGEKLYFRKFFKFQVLKPLDVKTKFYNAESDLSSVTDEVFLEAQIQNITTSPMFMEKVSLEPSMMYNVSELNTVTREDRGVSTFGKMSYLQPMDTRQYLYCLKPKPEYAEKAGVIKGVTVIGKLDIVWKTNLGERGRLQTSQLQRMAPGYGDIRLSMETIPDTVNLEEPFDISCKITNCSERTMDLVLDMCNTSSIHWCGVSGRALGKLSPAASLSLPLTLLSSMQGLQSVSGLRLTDSFLKRTYEYDDVAQVCVVCPHHGNLS is encoded by the exons ATGGATGTGAGTCAGGCCAAGCAGGAACATCTGCTCGCATTAAAAG TGATGCGACTAACCAAACCCACTCTCTTCACAAACCTGCCAGTGACATGTGAAGATCGAGACCTGCCAG GCGACTTGTTTGGTCAGCTCATGCGGGGCGACCCATCCACCATCAAAGGCGCTGAGACGTTGATGCTGGGCGAGATGCTAACGCTACCTCAGAACTTTGG GAACATTTTCCTGGGCGAGACCTTCTCCAGCTACATCAGCGTGCACAACGACAGCAGTCAGGTGGTGAAGGACATTCTGGTCAAG GCCGACCTCCAGACCAGCTCGCAAAGACTCAATCTGTCGGCGTCCAACTCAGCCGTGGCTGAACTCAAACCTGAGTGCTGCATCGATGACGTCATCCACCACGAGGTCAAAGAGATCGGAACACACAT CCTGGTTTGCGCCGTCAGCTACACAACGCAGTTCGGAGAGAAGCTCTACTTTCGCAAGTTCTTTAAATTCCAG GTCCTGAAGCCGCTGGACGTGAAGACAAAGTTCTACAACGCAGAG AGTGACCTGAGTTCTGTG ACAGACGAGGTCTTCCTGGAGGCTCAGATCCAGAACATCACCACGTCGCCCATGTTCATGGAGAAGGTGTCTCTGGAACCTTCCATGATGTACAACGTGAGCGAGCTCAACACGGTCACGCGCGAAGACCGAGG TGTGTCGACGTTCGGGAAGATGTCCTACCTGCAGCCCATGGACACGCGGCAGTACCTCTACTGCCTGAAGCCCAAGCCCGAGTACGCCGAGAAGGCCGGTGTCATCAAGGGCGTGACGGTGATCGGGAAGCTGGACATCGTGTGGAAGACCAACctgggggagagagggcggCTGCAGACCAGCCAGCTGCAGCGAATG GCTCCAGGCTACGGAGACATCCGGCTGTCCATGGAGACAATTCCAGACACGGTGAACCTTGAAGAACCGTTCGACATCAGCTGTAAAATCACAAACTGCAG TGAAAGGACCATGGACCTGGTTCTGGACATGTGCAACACGTCTTCCATACACTGGTGCGGCGTGTCGGGCCGGGCCTTGGGGAAGCTCAGCCCCGCCGCCTCGCTCTCCCTTCCCCTCACACTGCTGTCGTCCATGCAGGGTCTGCAG AGCGTTTCTGGCCTGAGACTGACAGACTCGTTTCTAAAGAGGACGTACGAATACGACGACGTGGCTcaagtgtgtgtggtgtgtccGCACCATGGCAACCTGTCTTAG
- the trappc13 gene encoding trafficking protein particle complex subunit 13 isoform X2, with protein MDVSQAKQEHLLALKVMRLTKPTLFTNLPVTCEDRDLPGDLFGQLMRGDPSTIKGAETLMLGEMLTLPQNFGNIFLGETFSSYISVHNDSSQVVKDILVKADLQTSSQRLNLSASNSAVAELKPECCIDDVIHHEVKEIGTHILVCAVSYTTQFGEKLYFRKFFKFQVLKPLDVKTKFYNAETDEVFLEAQIQNITTSPMFMEKVSLEPSMMYNVSELNTVTREDRGVSTFGKMSYLQPMDTRQYLYCLKPKPEYAEKAGVIKGVTVIGKLDIVWKTNLGERGRLQTSQLQRMAPGYGDIRLSMETIPDTVNLEEPFDISCKITNCSERTMDLVLDMCNTSSIHWCGVSGRALGKLSPAASLSLPLTLLSSMQGLQSVSGLRLTDSFLKRTYEYDDVAQVCVVCPHHGNLS; from the exons ATGGATGTGAGTCAGGCCAAGCAGGAACATCTGCTCGCATTAAAAG TGATGCGACTAACCAAACCCACTCTCTTCACAAACCTGCCAGTGACATGTGAAGATCGAGACCTGCCAG GCGACTTGTTTGGTCAGCTCATGCGGGGCGACCCATCCACCATCAAAGGCGCTGAGACGTTGATGCTGGGCGAGATGCTAACGCTACCTCAGAACTTTGG GAACATTTTCCTGGGCGAGACCTTCTCCAGCTACATCAGCGTGCACAACGACAGCAGTCAGGTGGTGAAGGACATTCTGGTCAAG GCCGACCTCCAGACCAGCTCGCAAAGACTCAATCTGTCGGCGTCCAACTCAGCCGTGGCTGAACTCAAACCTGAGTGCTGCATCGATGACGTCATCCACCACGAGGTCAAAGAGATCGGAACACACAT CCTGGTTTGCGCCGTCAGCTACACAACGCAGTTCGGAGAGAAGCTCTACTTTCGCAAGTTCTTTAAATTCCAG GTCCTGAAGCCGCTGGACGTGAAGACAAAGTTCTACAACGCAGAG ACAGACGAGGTCTTCCTGGAGGCTCAGATCCAGAACATCACCACGTCGCCCATGTTCATGGAGAAGGTGTCTCTGGAACCTTCCATGATGTACAACGTGAGCGAGCTCAACACGGTCACGCGCGAAGACCGAGG TGTGTCGACGTTCGGGAAGATGTCCTACCTGCAGCCCATGGACACGCGGCAGTACCTCTACTGCCTGAAGCCCAAGCCCGAGTACGCCGAGAAGGCCGGTGTCATCAAGGGCGTGACGGTGATCGGGAAGCTGGACATCGTGTGGAAGACCAACctgggggagagagggcggCTGCAGACCAGCCAGCTGCAGCGAATG GCTCCAGGCTACGGAGACATCCGGCTGTCCATGGAGACAATTCCAGACACGGTGAACCTTGAAGAACCGTTCGACATCAGCTGTAAAATCACAAACTGCAG TGAAAGGACCATGGACCTGGTTCTGGACATGTGCAACACGTCTTCCATACACTGGTGCGGCGTGTCGGGCCGGGCCTTGGGGAAGCTCAGCCCCGCCGCCTCGCTCTCCCTTCCCCTCACACTGCTGTCGTCCATGCAGGGTCTGCAG AGCGTTTCTGGCCTGAGACTGACAGACTCGTTTCTAAAGAGGACGTACGAATACGACGACGTGGCTcaagtgtgtgtggtgtgtccGCACCATGGCAACCTGTCTTAG
- the sgtb gene encoding small glutamine-rich tetratricopeptide repeat-containing protein beta gives MAVEKRLAFSIVQFLRDQTHGGTLNSDEQESLEVAIQCLETTFKIGASDCHLAAPQPLMEVFLNSLLKNDIMTLPTTSPSPEDAERAEQLKNEGNNHMKEENYRCAVECYTKAIELDLRNAVYYCNRAAAHSKLGNYTEATGDCERAIAIDPSYSKAYGRMGLALTAMNKYPEAISYFQKALVLDPDNDTYKSNLKVAEQKQKEVSSPIAAGLGFDMASLINNPAFISMAASVMQNQQVQQLMSGMMSNAVGGPAAGVGGLSDISSLIEAGQQFAQQIQQQNPELIEQLRNHIRSRSFSGSAEEHS, from the exons ATGGCGGTAGAGAAGCGCCTAGCGTTCTCTATCGTACAGTTCCTACGAGATCAGACGCATGGCGGAACTTTGAATTCTGATGAGCAGGAGAGCCTGGAAG TTGCCATCCAATGTTTGGAGACCACCTTTAAGATCGGCGCCAGCGACTGTCATCTGGCAGCGCCGCAGCCCCTCATGGAAGTGTTCCTCAATTCACTGCTCAAG AACGACATCATGACATTACCGACGACCTCGCCGTCTCCAGAAGATGCTGAACGAGCTGAGCAGCTGAAGAATGAAG GGAACAACCACATGAAGGAGGAGAACTACCGATGTGCAGTGGAGTGCTACACCAAGGCCATCGAGCTGGACCTGAGGAATGCAGTCTATTACTGCAACAG GGCGGCTGCTCACAGTAAACTGGGGAACTACACGGAGGCAACCGGTGACTGCGAGCGAGCCATCGCGATCGACCCCAGCTACAGCAAAGCGTACGGCAGGATGGG cCTGGCGTTGACGGCCATGAACAAATACCCCGAGGCCATTTCTTATTTCCAGAAAGCGCTGGTGCTGGACCCCGACAACGACACGTACAAGTCCAACCTGAAGGTGGCAGAGCAGAAGCAGAAGGAAGTGAGCAGTCCA ATTGCTGCTGGATTGGGATTTGACATGGCCAGTTTAATCAACAACCCCGCCTTCATCAGCATG gCAGCCAGTGTGATGCAGAACCAACAAGTCCAGCAGCT CATGTCAGGAATGATGTCCAATGCTGTGGGCGGACCGGCGGCTGGAGTGGGCGGACTGTCGGACATTTCCAGTTTGATTGAAGC GGGGCAGCAGTTTGCCCAGCAGATCCAGCAGCAGAACCCCGAGCTGATCGAGCAGCTACGGAACCACATCAGGAGCCGCTCCTTCAGCGGCAGCGCCGAGGAGCACTCGTGA
- the nln gene encoding neurolysin, mitochondrial isoform X1 produces the protein MFASRVTAAAWRALGREPVWRMTILNNSAVVPARGCAQAGSKRNLPRWDMTPEEITTSTERLMGRVKKVYDDVGSLNVEDVCVENTLRALANVKLDYASSRHALDFPQYVCPSKEVRSASTEADKKLSELDVELSMREDVFQRITALQKKLPENVSAEEMRLLERLVMLGRRNGLHLSSETREQIKRTSKLISELSIEFNKNLNEDNTFLVFSEQQLDGLAGSFLGGLEKTLDGRYKVTLEYPHYYPIMKRCRDPETRRKMETAFHSRCKEANTPILERLIQQRSKVATLLGYSSHADYVLELNMAKNASNVAAFLNALHETLKPVGVRERKYILALKKRECLARGGHFDGQINAWDLPYYMNQVEQRKFAVDKDKLIEYFPLHAVTEGLFGIYQDLLGLRFSEVQQAHVWHHDVKLYAAHDADTGEEVGLFYLDLHPREGKYSHAACFGLQPGCRGPDGTRRLPVAAMVANFTKPSKGLPSLLQHHEVETYFHEFGHVMHELCSKTTFSEFSGTLVETDFVEVPSQMLENWVWEKEPLRRMSRHYKDGTAIPDQLLDKLIASRVANTGLMNLRQVVLSKVDQSLHSSARADTAAVFAQHCQDILGVPASAGTNMTATFGHLAGGYDGQYYSYLWSEVYSMDIYFSRFKKEGILNPEVGKEYRRVILEAGGSVDGMDMLERFLGRAPCREAFFQCKGLSRTQDTHAAL, from the exons ATGTTTGCGTCACGTGTGACAGCAGCAGCCTGGCGCGCGCTCGGCAG GGAGCCCGTGTGGAGAATGACCATCCTCAACAACTCTGCCGTCGTTCCCGCGCGAGGCTGCGCTCAGGCAGGGAGCAAGAGGAATCTGCCGAGATGGGATATGACACCCGAGGAGATCACGACCTCCACGGAGCGCTTGATGGGCAGGGTGAAGAAGGTCTATGATGACGTCGGGTCTCTCAACGTGGAGGATGTCTGCGTTGAAAACACCCTGAGAGCTCTGGCCAACGTCAAGCTGGACTATGCAT CGTCTCGCCATGCCCTCGACTTCCCGCAGTACGTCTGCCCTTCCAAGGAGGTCCGGTCGGCGAGCACAGAGGCGGACAAGAAGCTTTCCGAGTTGGACGTGGAGCTGAGCATGAGGGAAGACGTCTTCCAGAGAATCACTGCCTTGCAG AAGAAGCTTCCGGAAAACGTCTCCGCAGAAGAGATGAGGCTCCTCGAACGACTTGTGATGTTGGGCAGGAGGAACGGACTGCACTTGTCTTCAGAGACGCGAGAG CAAATAAAAAGGACATCCAAGCTCATCAGCGAGCTCTCCATCGAGTTCAATAAGAACCTGAACGAGGACAACACCTTCCTGGTCTTCTCCGAGCAGCAGTTGG ACGGACTGGCTGGCAGCTTCCTCGGAGGCCTGGAGAAGACCCTGGATGGACGCTACAAGGTGACGCTGGAGTACCCGCACTACTACCCCATCATGAAGAGGTGTCGCGATCCCGAGACGCGCAGGAAAATGGAGACGGCATTTCACAGCAGGTGCAAAGAG gCCAACACGCCCATCCTGGAGCGCTTGATACAGCAGAGGTCAAAGGTGGCGACCCTGCTGGGCTACAGCAGCCACGCGGACTACGTGCTGGAGCTCAACATGGCCAAAAACGCCAGCAACGTGGCCGCCTTTCTAA ACGCCCTCCACGAGACGCTGAAGCCCGTCGGCGTCCGAGAGAGGAAGTACATCCTGGCACTGAAGAAGAGGGAGTGCCTGGCGAGGGGCGGCCATTTTGATGGGCAGATCAACGCCTGGGACCTGCCCTACTACATGAACCAAGTGGAGCAGCGCAAGTTCGCCGTGGACAAGGACAAGCTCATCGAGTACTTCCCGCTCCACGCCGTCACGGAGGGGCTCTTTGGGATCTACCAGGACCTGCTGGGTCTCAGGTTCAGCGAGGTCCAGCAAGCCCACGTGTGGCACCACGACGTCAAGCTGTATGCCGCGCATGACGCAGACACGGGGGAGGAGGTGGGCCTTTTCTACCTGGACCTGCACCCCAG GGAGGGAAAGTACAGCCACGCTGCGTGTTTCGGCCTTCAGCCGGGCTGCAGAGGCCCCGATGGAACGCGTCGCCTCCCGGTGGCGGCCATGGTGGCGAACTTTACCAAACCCAGTAAAGGCTTGCCCTCCCTCCTCCAGCACCACGAGGTGGAGACGTACTTCCATGAGTTTGGTCATGTCATGCACGAGCTGTGCTCCAAG ACCACCTTTTCAGAGTTCAGTGGGACTCTGGTGGAGACCGACTTTGTGGAAGTCCCCTCCCAGATGCTGGAGAACTGGGTGTGGGAGAAGGAGCCTCTGAGGAGAATGTCTCGCCACTACAAGGACGGCACGGCCATCCCGGACCAGCTGCTCGACAAACTCATCGCGTCCAGAGTGGCCAACACGG GTCTGATGAACCTGCGTCAGGTGGTCCTCAGCAAAGTAGACCAGTCGCTACACAGCAGCGCTCGTGCGGACACGGCCGCAGTGTTTGCTCAACACTGCCAGGACATCCTGGGCGTCCCCGCCTCAGCAG GCACCAACATGACGGCCACCTTCGGCCACCTGGCGGGAGGATACGACGGCCAGTACTACAGCTACCTGTGGAGCGAGGTCTACTCCATGGACATCTATTTCAGTCGCTTTAAAAAGGAAGGAATTCTCAACCCAGAG GTTGGGAAAGAGTACCGGAGAGTCATCCTGGAGGCGGGAGGCTCCGTGGATGGAATGGACATGCTGGAACGCTTTCTTGGTCGCGCTCCGTGTCGGGAAGCATTCTTTCAGTGCAAGGGACTGAGCAGGACACAGGACACACACGCCGCACTCTGA
- the nln gene encoding neurolysin, mitochondrial isoform X2 — translation MTILNNSAVVPARGCAQAGSKRNLPRWDMTPEEITTSTERLMGRVKKVYDDVGSLNVEDVCVENTLRALANVKLDYASSRHALDFPQYVCPSKEVRSASTEADKKLSELDVELSMREDVFQRITALQKKLPENVSAEEMRLLERLVMLGRRNGLHLSSETREQIKRTSKLISELSIEFNKNLNEDNTFLVFSEQQLDGLAGSFLGGLEKTLDGRYKVTLEYPHYYPIMKRCRDPETRRKMETAFHSRCKEANTPILERLIQQRSKVATLLGYSSHADYVLELNMAKNASNVAAFLNALHETLKPVGVRERKYILALKKRECLARGGHFDGQINAWDLPYYMNQVEQRKFAVDKDKLIEYFPLHAVTEGLFGIYQDLLGLRFSEVQQAHVWHHDVKLYAAHDADTGEEVGLFYLDLHPREGKYSHAACFGLQPGCRGPDGTRRLPVAAMVANFTKPSKGLPSLLQHHEVETYFHEFGHVMHELCSKTTFSEFSGTLVETDFVEVPSQMLENWVWEKEPLRRMSRHYKDGTAIPDQLLDKLIASRVANTGLMNLRQVVLSKVDQSLHSSARADTAAVFAQHCQDILGVPASAGTNMTATFGHLAGGYDGQYYSYLWSEVYSMDIYFSRFKKEGILNPEVGKEYRRVILEAGGSVDGMDMLERFLGRAPCREAFFQCKGLSRTQDTHAAL, via the exons ATGACCATCCTCAACAACTCTGCCGTCGTTCCCGCGCGAGGCTGCGCTCAGGCAGGGAGCAAGAGGAATCTGCCGAGATGGGATATGACACCCGAGGAGATCACGACCTCCACGGAGCGCTTGATGGGCAGGGTGAAGAAGGTCTATGATGACGTCGGGTCTCTCAACGTGGAGGATGTCTGCGTTGAAAACACCCTGAGAGCTCTGGCCAACGTCAAGCTGGACTATGCAT CGTCTCGCCATGCCCTCGACTTCCCGCAGTACGTCTGCCCTTCCAAGGAGGTCCGGTCGGCGAGCACAGAGGCGGACAAGAAGCTTTCCGAGTTGGACGTGGAGCTGAGCATGAGGGAAGACGTCTTCCAGAGAATCACTGCCTTGCAG AAGAAGCTTCCGGAAAACGTCTCCGCAGAAGAGATGAGGCTCCTCGAACGACTTGTGATGTTGGGCAGGAGGAACGGACTGCACTTGTCTTCAGAGACGCGAGAG CAAATAAAAAGGACATCCAAGCTCATCAGCGAGCTCTCCATCGAGTTCAATAAGAACCTGAACGAGGACAACACCTTCCTGGTCTTCTCCGAGCAGCAGTTGG ACGGACTGGCTGGCAGCTTCCTCGGAGGCCTGGAGAAGACCCTGGATGGACGCTACAAGGTGACGCTGGAGTACCCGCACTACTACCCCATCATGAAGAGGTGTCGCGATCCCGAGACGCGCAGGAAAATGGAGACGGCATTTCACAGCAGGTGCAAAGAG gCCAACACGCCCATCCTGGAGCGCTTGATACAGCAGAGGTCAAAGGTGGCGACCCTGCTGGGCTACAGCAGCCACGCGGACTACGTGCTGGAGCTCAACATGGCCAAAAACGCCAGCAACGTGGCCGCCTTTCTAA ACGCCCTCCACGAGACGCTGAAGCCCGTCGGCGTCCGAGAGAGGAAGTACATCCTGGCACTGAAGAAGAGGGAGTGCCTGGCGAGGGGCGGCCATTTTGATGGGCAGATCAACGCCTGGGACCTGCCCTACTACATGAACCAAGTGGAGCAGCGCAAGTTCGCCGTGGACAAGGACAAGCTCATCGAGTACTTCCCGCTCCACGCCGTCACGGAGGGGCTCTTTGGGATCTACCAGGACCTGCTGGGTCTCAGGTTCAGCGAGGTCCAGCAAGCCCACGTGTGGCACCACGACGTCAAGCTGTATGCCGCGCATGACGCAGACACGGGGGAGGAGGTGGGCCTTTTCTACCTGGACCTGCACCCCAG GGAGGGAAAGTACAGCCACGCTGCGTGTTTCGGCCTTCAGCCGGGCTGCAGAGGCCCCGATGGAACGCGTCGCCTCCCGGTGGCGGCCATGGTGGCGAACTTTACCAAACCCAGTAAAGGCTTGCCCTCCCTCCTCCAGCACCACGAGGTGGAGACGTACTTCCATGAGTTTGGTCATGTCATGCACGAGCTGTGCTCCAAG ACCACCTTTTCAGAGTTCAGTGGGACTCTGGTGGAGACCGACTTTGTGGAAGTCCCCTCCCAGATGCTGGAGAACTGGGTGTGGGAGAAGGAGCCTCTGAGGAGAATGTCTCGCCACTACAAGGACGGCACGGCCATCCCGGACCAGCTGCTCGACAAACTCATCGCGTCCAGAGTGGCCAACACGG GTCTGATGAACCTGCGTCAGGTGGTCCTCAGCAAAGTAGACCAGTCGCTACACAGCAGCGCTCGTGCGGACACGGCCGCAGTGTTTGCTCAACACTGCCAGGACATCCTGGGCGTCCCCGCCTCAGCAG GCACCAACATGACGGCCACCTTCGGCCACCTGGCGGGAGGATACGACGGCCAGTACTACAGCTACCTGTGGAGCGAGGTCTACTCCATGGACATCTATTTCAGTCGCTTTAAAAAGGAAGGAATTCTCAACCCAGAG GTTGGGAAAGAGTACCGGAGAGTCATCCTGGAGGCGGGAGGCTCCGTGGATGGAATGGACATGCTGGAACGCTTTCTTGGTCGCGCTCCGTGTCGGGAAGCATTCTTTCAGTGCAAGGGACTGAGCAGGACACAGGACACACACGCCGCACTCTGA